The following is a genomic window from Halichoerus grypus chromosome 5, mHalGry1.hap1.1, whole genome shotgun sequence.
ttatttaatatctataTGGCAGACTTATGGGGTCAACTTGGCTTCTACCTTGAGTAAAAATTCTCTAGAGGGTGGTAGTGAGAATCCGATTGCAGACACTGAACAGTAAATGCATCTGCTAGAGAAGGGGCGCTGTCTTCAGGGTAAGGGGGCACAGCTGGCCTGGAGCTAGGGGCGAGCTCCCAGCATCAGAGGGGCCGACCTCACAAGCAGGGGCCAGGGACCCTGACCTTACCCGGTCCTATGACCAGAGTCGCTCTCCTGGGACTCTGTAGAGCGTGAAGAGTGGCCGTGGGGCTCCTCCAAGCCCCGTGGACCGTGGAGAGAGAAGAAGGTCCGAGACCGGGAGCCTCTCTCAGGAGCCCAGCAGCGTCAGTGGGCTCCGTGTTGTAGGAGAAGGGGACAAAAGTCTTGGTCAGCAGAGGATGTTGGGAAAGTATTGGTAGCGAGGGTTGTAGCTCCTTAGGTTCCTCTTCAGGCAGTAGACGAGCTTCCGGTCACAGGCGCAGAGCTGTGCTTGGCAGGGGGGCCCGGACTCTGCAGGCAGGATGCCAAATGCACAGTGAGGAAGTGAAGAGGGGCTCTACCAACCTTGCATCTCGGGCTCGCCTCTAGTCGGAGCGGACTCCCCAGCCTGCCTCCTGCCCAGGAAGCTCTCAGTCTGATGAGGGAGGCACAGCTTCCACACTGGGAAATGCATGAGCCGATGGAAGAGGCGTAGCTGCTGCCCCAGGGGGAGGCTTCCGTCCAGGgagacacagcccctgccctccggGAGTTCCCAGTCTGACGGTGGAGACACGTTCTTTGCCCTTGGGAGTTCCCAGTCTGACGGTGGAGACAGCCCCTGCTCCGGAGGAACTCCGGTTCTCATAGAGGAGATACCACCCCCAGACTTAGCTTTGAACTCAGATGGCCCTGagcttgaatcccagctctagcTGTGCGCACTGGCAAGGCTCTGAgttccagtttcctcatttgtaaaatggggagactAAATACACTCCAAAAGATATTTGGGGGAGCAAGTAAACAGAGGTATGCAAAGCATTTGGCACCTAGTGAATGCTCAGGCTGCGATGTTTCAGCCCTTCCCCAGAGGTCAGATACGGCTGCAATAATCCTGCCCCTCTTgcacccagctctgccctctaAGATATAGGCTGGCTGACCTCTAGGGGCAGCTGAACTCAGAACCAGCAGAGACCCAGGTTCTATCAGTGGCCCGAAGGGGAAGCCCCAGGCTTACCACAGGTGACCAGTCCCCGTGAAAATCTGTATTTGTATGACTGTGTCCGGATGTGGCAGCCTTTCTCCTCCAGCCACCCATAGCAGTGATCATGCACCCAACAGCACCTGTCAATGCAAGAGACGTAGATCCTACGTAAGGGGCACGTCACTTTAAGCAGAGGCCACCTAGGTGGGTGCAGTCTGGCAAAGAAAGAATCTAGGGATATGGATGAGTACTTCTCTGCTCTTCCACTGGGGCTGCCTGCCACTGGCTAGTGGTTCACTGACCTGCGTTCTCCTCCAGGGCTCACGGTGAgcctacatttcccagcctcccttgcaagTGGGTGTGGCCACACAACTAGGTTCCCACCAGGGCATCATGGGCAGAAGGGATGCCCACCACTTCCAGACCTACCCATGAAACCCTCCCACActgtcctcctctttctctctttctccatctctcagctGGATGGAGATGACCCAGCAGAGGACTCTGAGGCCACAGGGGATGGCAGAGCCATAAGAGGGAAGGAACCTGGGTCCTGGAATTAACATGTGATTCACATGGAACTGTTAGGTGAGCGAAAAACAAACTTCCAGTACGTTAGGTGTGGcagattgcattttttaaaaattgatttacagaaaaatagagaaggtAGTACAGAGTGTTCCCTTTTACCCCACATCCAGTTTTTCCCATCATTAATTAGTACAATACACTTGTTACAATTAACAAACCAATATTGATGTCATTGACTAAATAACTAATCAGCTAAATCATAATATATCATTATTGATTCATTATaaaaagtccatagtttatttagattgccttagtttttatctaatatcctttttctatgtgaggatcccatccaggatacctcattacatttagttgtcacgGCTTgctaggctcctcttggctgtgacaatttctcacattttccttggttttgatgaccttgacagttttgaggagtgtTGGGTAGGTATTTTGTAGGATGCCCCCCTAtggggtttgtctgatgtttttctcataataAGACTGGGGCTATGGGCTTATTTTGCTTCTCTAATTactccagctttggccattgggagccaTTGGGAGCCCTTCCAGTTAGCTCCTTTGCTCCCTGACATAGCTCTATCAATGTGGCAGGTGGTTCTTTTTGAACACTTCCTTATCTTCTGGCCTTACATGAGACTCCAGGTTCATCCTGTATATTTTCTGCCCTGGTCCTAGAATCAGCCAGGTCTCCAAGGAGCCTTGGTTCCGTTTTTTGAAGAATGGTGTCAGAGACCAGGTCTGGGCTTTAGGAGTTGCTTATTGCTAATGGGATATTGTTTCTTTTAGGTCCTCTCCGCTGCCAGAGCAAAAAATGTGTCTATTTTAACCCATGTTTGTACACACATCTGTACCTATTTCTGTATGTAACCACCGGcatctatattaagctaaacaaCAGTTCATACTGACATCTCCACCTCTAATCCAGCACCACGGGGCGTAAACTCCCCCTCCAGCAGTGGGAAACTTGGCTCCCACCATCTGCCATCCATTTGCCTAATGGCCCCATCCCATTATCCACATCAGGGGTCTCAGAATTTTCCAAAGAATCGTCTCTCCTTCTCGCATGTTCTAGAACTTTGACACttcccaatcaagaaatggaaccTCGGTCCCCTTCCTCTCAAAGCCTTTGTGACTGCCTCCACCAACTGACACCATGGAATTTCTGAGGCTAAACCTTTTGTCTTGCAGTCTTGGGACACTCACTCTTGGAACCCAATGGTCACTGTACTGTGGGGA
Proteins encoded in this region:
- the LOC118550456 gene encoding phospholipase A2 group V, with protein sequence MCLGVWFGFRTPEMNGLLTLAWFLVCSVPAVPGGLLDLKSMIERVTGKNALTNYGFYGCYCGWGGRGTPKDGTDWCCWVHDHCYGWLEEKGCHIRTQSYKYRFSRGLVTCESGPPCQAQLCACDRKLVYCLKRNLRSYNPRYQYFPNILC